In bacterium, the genomic stretch ATGTTTAGCCTTTATGGGATTTAATGGCATGGTTAAGCCTTTATCCGGAGGATTATAAATGGATGCCCAACTTATCATCAATATAATTTTAACCCTGAGTAGTTTGGGATTTATTTTTGGATTAGTTCTGGCTTATGCTGAACTTAAGTTTGGAATAGAAGTTGATGTGCGGGTTTATGAGGTAGAAGAGGTGTTACCCAAAGGCCAGTGCGGGGCCTGTGGTTTTCCTGGTTGTGCCGCTTATGCCGAGGCAGTCGTAGTTGAAGCTGATGTTCCACCTAATCTTTGTATTCCAGGAAAAACAGAAGTAGCAAAATTAGTAGCTAAAATTACCGGTAAAGAGATGAAAGAAATTGAAGGAGTAAAGGCACATATCCTTTGCTATGGCACACCCGATAAAGTATTTGTTTATGATGGGATAATTGATTGCGAAGCCGCTAATTTATTACTTGGCGGAGATAAAACCTGCCAATATGCCTGTTTAGGACTGGGTAGTTGTGTTCGGGTATGCAAATTTGACGCCATCACTTTCTCCAAAACAAAATTACCCGCGATTAATCCTGAGCTTTGCACTGGTTGTGGGCAATGTGTTTCTATTTGCCCTAAAGGTATAATCGAATTGATTCCAGAAAAGGCAAAAGTAAAGATTAGATGTCGCTCACATGATAAAGGCCCTGTAGTCAAAAAAATTTGTAGTGTTGGTTGTATTGGTTGTGGAAT encodes the following:
- the rnfB gene encoding RnfABCDGE type electron transport complex subunit B yields the protein MDAQLIINIILTLSSLGFIFGLVLAYAELKFGIEVDVRVYEVEEVLPKGQCGACGFPGCAAYAEAVVVEADVPPNLCIPGKTEVAKLVAKITGKEMKEIEGVKAHILCYGTPDKVFVYDGIIDCEAANLLLGGDKTCQYACLGLGSCVRVCKFDAITFSKTKLPAINPELCTGCGQCVSICPKGIIELIPEKAKVKIRCRSHDKGPVVKKICSVGCIGCGICAKECPYEAIKLENFLAVIDHTKCLACTDYKCLPKCPTRSIVSLSQI